A window of the Pogona vitticeps strain Pit_001003342236 chromosome 4, PviZW2.1, whole genome shotgun sequence genome harbors these coding sequences:
- the LOC110082079 gene encoding protocadherin beta-16 isoform X1 yields the protein MNICLRNIQGLYLFISISGIFCATIHYSVPEERRTGSLVANVLKDLKLGMGELSARRAQLVSKSNRQYFHLDIPTGDLLINDKIDREALCGQIDLCLLQSEIVLQNPLKIYSLEMMIEDVNDNPPKFSKNEFQLAIPEMLPRNTHFPLESAKDQDLGENSINNYTLSANEYFLLGVESDKDGNKLVYLILEKPLDREKEPHFGLTLMAIDGGTPQRTGTVQISIKVLDNNDNFPQFTQSEYKVIVKENSPQDSLVCKVEARDLDFGSNAEITYHFQGVPENIHDLFHLNEMTGEITIIGKIDYEMETSYDMNIKATDGGGLSGHCKVLVEVEDVNDNPPEVSIISVNSPLPEDSPLETLVVLFNVIDRDSGDNGRTVCSVDLNLPFMLKTTVNNYYQLIIQSPLDREKNIEYNVTIRAVDRGSPRLSSTRMIHIQISDVNDNLPVFEKDFYEMPIQENNIPGLLIGSVHAVDLDTERNAKVSYQLLPGNSGDDLVPLGGGPVATYISVNSETGNVYVLRSLDYEQIKDFQVTVKATDGGTPPLSSEVIVRIFVMDENDNAPFFLYPFQNSTAPCNELLPKTAEAGYLVTKVVAVDGDSGQNSWLSYELLKATDPTLFSIGAQNGEVKTRRPINERDTSKQRLIILVKDNGVPPQTSTAMLHILPVDGFSDPYMKVVDVRQQDPEEEEETVTLYLVICLAAVSALFLVSVVSFVIFKIYKKGTRECFMAAPPHIPPARPDIPETCSDSQSGSLSRNYQYDVCLTGGSLSSEFRFLRPFIPVFSMREPIIPVNPKTSSASQDLQEHLEISQSVEQARASLSEDAAPRAGGPACTANPTVGANVNSGQNDWLSYQ from the coding sequence ATGAACATCTGTCTCAGAAATATACAAGGTCTGtatcttttcatttctatttctgGCATATTCTGCGCGACTATTCATTATTCTGTGCCTGAAGAAAGGAGAACTGGGTCTCTGGTGGCTAATGTGCTGAAGGATTTGAAACTGGGAATGGGGGAGCTGTCTGCTCGCAGAGCTCAGCTAGTGTCCAAAAGCAATAGGCAATACTTCCACCTTGATATTCCCACTGGGGATTTGCtaataaatgataaaatagaCCGAGAAGCATTATGCGGTCAGATTGACCTATGCTTACTACAGTCTGAAATTGTGCTCCAGAACCCCTTAAAAATTTATAGTCTTGAAATGATGATAGAAGATGTGAATGACAATCCTCCCAAATTCTCTAAAAATGAGTTTCAGTTGGCAATCCCTGAAATGCTCCCCAGAAATACACACTTCCCTTTGGAATCTGCCAAGGATCAGGACCTGGGAGAAAACAGCATAAACAACTATACACTGAGTGCCAATGAATATTTCCTGCTGGGTGTGGAAAGCGACAAAGATGGAAATAAATTAGTATATCTTATTCTGGAGAAACCACTAGATAGGGAGAAAGAGCCACACTTTGGACTGACACTTATGGCTATTGATGGAGGGACGCCACAGAGAACAGGCACAGTTCAAATTAGCATTAAAGTTCTTGACAATAATGATAATTTCCCTCAGTTTACTCAATCTGAATATAAAGTAATAGTAAAAGAAAACAGCCCCCAGGATTCTCTTGTCTGCAAAGTGGAAGCCAGAGATTTAGATTTTGGTTCAAATGCAGAGATCACTTACCATTTCCAAGGAGTGCCAGAAAATATACATGATTTGTTCCATTTAAATGAAATGACTGGGGAAATCACTATTATAGGAAAAATTGATTATGAAATGGAAACAAGTTATGACATGAATATCAAAGCAACAGATGGTGGAGGACTTTCTGGGCACTGCAAGGTTCTGGTGGAGGTTGAGGATGTGAATGACAATCCCCCAGAAGTATCCATCATTTCTGTCAACAGTCCTTTGCCCGAGGATTCTCCCCTGGAGACGCTTGTTGTCCTCTTCAATGTCATTGACAGAGACTCAGGTGACAATGGAAGGACTGTCTGCTCTGTGGATCTGAATTTGCCCTTTATGTTAAAAACCACTGTGAACAACTATTATCAACTCATAATCCAAAGTCCCCTggacagagagaaaaacattgaGTATAATGTCACCATCAGAGCTGTTGATCGAGGCTCTCCAAGGCTGAGTTCAACAAGAATGATTCATATCCAGATATCAGATGTCAATGACAACCTTCCAGTATTTGAAAAGGATTTCTATGAAATGCCaatacaggaaaataatattCCCGGACTGCTGATTGGTTCAGTTCATGCTGTTGATCTGGATACAGAGAGGAATGCCAAAGTGAGCTACCAGCTTTTGCCTGGGAATTCTGGAGATGACCTTGTGCCTCTGGGGGGTGGCCCTGTGGCTACTTACATCTCAGTCAACTCAGAAACTGGAAATGTGTATGTCCTCCGATCTCTGGACTATGAGCAGATCAAAGACTTCCAAGTCACAGTGAAGGCAACAGACGGTGGGACTCCTCCATTGAGCTCAGAAGTAATTGTCCGAATCTTCGTCATGGATGAAAATGACAATGCTCCTTTCTTCCTGTACCCCTTTCAGAATAGCACAGCCCCCTGCAATGAGCTGCTTCCCAAGACTGCAGAGGCTGGTTACTTGGTGACCAAAGTGGTGGCTGTGGATGGGGATTCTGGCCAGAACTCCTGGCTCTCCTATGAACTGTTGAAGGCCACTGACCCCACTCTTTTCAGCATAGGAGCCCAGAATGGAGAGGTGAAAACCAGGAGACCCATTAACGAGCGAGACACAAGCAAACAGAGGCTTATCATCCTAGTAAAAGACAATGGGGTCCCCCCTCAGACCAGCACTGCAATGCTCCATATCCTTCCAGTGGATGGCTTTTCTGATCCTTATATGAAGGTGGTGGATGTCAGACAACAAGatccagaagaagaggaggaaaccgTGACCTTGTATTTGGTGATCTGTCTGGCTGCAGTCTCAGCTCTGTTTCTAGTatctgttgtttcttttgttattttcaaaatctACAAGAAAGGCACCAGAGAATGTTTCATGGCTGCACCTCCTCACATCCCTCCTGCCAGACCTGATATTCCTGAGACCTGTTCCGATTCTCAGAGTGGGTCCCTTTCCAGGAATTATCAGTATGATGTTTGCTTAACGGGTGGATCTTTAAGCAGTGAGTTCCGATTCCTCCGGCCATTCATTCCTGTTTTTTCAATGCGGGAACCAATCATCCCTGTGAACCCTAAGACTTCCTCTGCTTCCCAAGACCTTCAGGAACATTTGGAAATCAGTCAGTCAGTGGAACAG
- the LOC110082079 gene encoding protocadherin beta-15 isoform X6, which translates to MENCFSNHQGLYLLFFLSVSGIFSVPIHYTLPEEKKSGSLVANVVNGLKMTIGELSTRRAQLVSKRNKEYFYLDTSSGDLLINDKIDREALCGQIEPCLLLFQIVLQKPLKIYRIEVEIEDVNDNAPKFPKNKFDLEIPEHVLLNSRFPLESAKDQDLGDNSIQNYTLSPNEYFHLAVESNPDGSKLVDLVLEKPLDREKEPHFGLTLTAIDGGTPRRTGTVQINIKVLDNNDNSPQFTQSEYKASLKENSPKDSLVCKVEARDLDFGSNAHITYSFHRVPENIHDLFHLNEMTGEIRVLGEIDYEKEASYDMDIKATDDGGLSGHCNVHVKIEDVNDNPPEVSVISVNSPLPEDSPLETLVVLFNVMDRDSEDNGRTVCSVDMNLPFVLKPTTDNFYQLMIQSPLDREKITEYNVTIMAMDRGSPRLTSTRVINVQISDVNDNPPVFEKALFEMQLQENNIPGLLIGSVYAIDCDTERNAKVSYQLLPGKIEGNPVASYISVNSETGNVYVLRSLDYEQIKDFHVTVKATDGGIPVLSSETVVHIVVMDENDNAPFFLYPLQNSTSPCNELLPKTAEAGYLVTKVVAVDGDSGQNSWLSYELLKATDPTLFSIGAQNGEVKTRRPLNERDTSKQRLIILVRDNGIPPQTSTATLNILPVDGFSDPYMKMVDVRQQDQEEEEETVTLYLVICLAAVSALFLVSVVSFVVIKIYKKGTRECFVAAPPHFPPTRPDIPEGCSDSQSGSLSRNYRYDVCLTGGSLSSEFRFLRPLIPVFSMGEPIIPVNPKTSSGSQDLQEHLGSSQSVEQARASLSEDAAPRAGGPACTANPTVGANVNSGQNDWLSYQ; encoded by the coding sequence ATGGAAAACTGCTTCAGCAACCACCAAGGTCTGtatcttttgttctttctatcTGTTTCTGGCATATTCTCTGTCCCTATCCATTATACTCtgcctgaagaaaagaaaagtgggtcTTTGGTAGCTAATGTGGTGAATGGCTTAAAAATGACAATTGGAGAGCTGTCTACTCGCAGAGCCCAGCTGGTTTCTAAAAGAAATAAGGAATACTTCTACCTTGATACCAGTTCTGGAGATCTTTTGATAAATGACAAAATAGACAGAGAAGCTTTGTGTGGCCAGATTGAACCTTGCTTACTTCTCTTTCAAATCGTGCTCCAAAAACCCTTAAAAATCTACAGAATTGAAGTAGAAATAGAAGATGTCAATGACAATGCCCCCAAATTTCCTAAAAATAAATTTGACTTGGAAATTCCTGAACATGTTCTCCTAAATTCACGATTTCCCTTGGAATCTGCCAAGGATCAGGACCTGGGAGACAACAGCATCCAAAACTACACACTCAGTCCCAATGAGTATTTCCATCTGGCTGTAGAAAGCAATCCTGATGGAAGCAAATTAGTGGACCTTGTTCTGGAGAAACCACTAGACAGGGAGAAGGAGCCACACTTTGGATTGACACTTACGGCTATTGATGGAGGGACACCACGGAGAACAGGCACAGTTCAAATTAACATTAAAGTTCTTGACAATAATGATAATTCTCCTCAGTTCACACAGTCTGAATATAAGGCAAGTCTAAAAGAAAACAGTCCTAAAGATTCTCTTGTCTGCAAAGTGGAAGCCAGAGATTTGGATTTTGGTTCAAATGCACATATCACTTATTCATTCCATCGAGTGCCTGAAAATATACATGACTTGTTTCATTTAAATGAAATGACTGGGGAAATCAGAGTTTTGGGAGAAATTGATTATGAAAAAGAAGCCAGTTATGACATGGACATCAAAGCAACAGATGATGGAGGACTTTCTGGACATTGCAACGTCCATGTGAAGATTGAGGATGTGAATGACAATCCCCCTGAAGTGTCTGTCATTTCTGTCAACAGTCCTTTGCCTGAGGATTCTCCCCTGGAAACCCTTGTTGTCCTCTTTAATGTTATGGACAGAGACTCAGAAGACAATGGAAGAACAGTGTGCTCTGTAGACATGAACTTGCCCTTTGTTTTAAAGCCCACCACAGATAATTTTTACCAGCTTATGATTCAAAGTCCCCTGGACAGAGAGAAAATCACTGAGTATAATGTTACCATCATGGCCATGGATAGGGGCTCTCCTAGGCTCACTTCCACAAGAGTGATCAATGTTCAGATCTCAGATGTCAATGACAACCCACCAGTATTTGAAAAAGCTTTATTTGAAATGCAGCTACAAGAAAATAATATTCCAGGCCTGCTCATTGGCTCAGTCTATGCCATTGATTGTGACACAGAGAGGAATGCCAAAGTGAGCTACCAACTTTTGCCTGGGAAGATTGAGGGTAACCCTGTGGCCTCTTACATCTCTGTCAACTCAGAAACTGGAAATGTGTATGTTCTCCGATCTCTGGACTATGAACAGATCAAAGACTTCCATGTTACAGTGAAAGCAACAGATGGTGGAATTCCTGTACTTAGCTCAGAAACAGTTGTCCATATTGTTGTCATGGATGAAAATGACAATGCACCCTTTTTCTTGTACCCCCTTCAAAATAGCACATCCCCTTGCAATGAACTTCTTCCCAAGACTGCAGAGGCTGGTTACTTGGTCACCAAAGTTGTGGCCGTGGATGGAGATTCTGGCCAGAACTCCTGGCTCTCCTATGAACTGCTGAAGGCCACCGACCCCACTCTTTTCAGCATAGGAGCCCAGAATGGAGAGGTGAAAACCAGGAGGCCCCTGAATGAGCGGGACACAAGCAAACAGAGACTTATTATCCTGGTCAGAGACAATGGGATCCCTCCACAGACCAGCACTGCAACACTCAACATCCTTCCAGTAGATGGCTTTTCTGATCCTTATATGAAGATGGTGGATGTCAGACAACAAgatcaagaagaagaggaggaaactgTGACCTTGTATTTGGTGATCTGCCTGGCTGCAGTCTCAGCTTTGTTTCTAGTATCggttgtttcttttgtggttaTCAAAATCTATAAGAAAGGCACCAGGGAATGTTTTGTGGCTGCACCTCCTCATTTCCCTCCTACTCGACCTGATATTCCAGAAGGCTGTTCGGATTCTCAGAGTGGGTCACTTTCCAGGAATTATCGCTATGATGTTTGCTTAACGGGTGGATCCTTAAGCAGTGAGTTCCGATTCCTCCGGCCTCTCATTCCTGTTTTTTCTATGGGGGAACCAATCATACCGGTGAACCCCAAGACCTCTTCTGGTTCCCAAGACCTTCAGGAACATTTGGGGAGCAGTCAATCAGTGGAACAG